The DNA segment GAGCTACTTCACTATTTGAAACCCCTCTTTCCGGGTCACTATACCCTGGCCTCCGGTGACCTAACACTCCTGAGTTTTCTACTGTAACTTGATCTGTGGCTCCTCCTCTAAACCCCGCAGAAATGAAATCAATGTAGCCATCAGGTGTCGCAGATAGAAGGTATTTTAATGCCTCTTTTATACTGAGACCATGATATAGCCTGAATTATAGGATCAGACGGTTTTTCCATTTCGACTTCGAAACGTTCGAAAATAAAACCTACACGGTCTTGAAGAAAGCTCTAAATGGGAGAGGAAGATTTGCTTGAATAATAACATCTCTAGGTTGAGAAATCGAAATTCCCAAAAAATCTGCTAGTTTTGGTATGACTTCTTTTAAAATTCTTCCAATATATCTTTTACATTAACCTTGCACACTGTAACTTGATCTGCTGCTCCTCCTCCAAATCCCGCAGAAATGAAATCGATGTATACATCGGGTGTCGCAGATAGAAGGTATTTTAGTGCTGCTTCCTTTATACTGAGACCATGATAGAGCCTGAATTAAAGGATCAGACGGTTTTTCCATTTCGACTTCGAAACGTTCGGAAATAAAACCTACACGGTCTTGAAGAAAACTCTAAATGGGAGAGGAAGATTTGCTTGAATAATAACATCTCTAGGTTGAGAAATCGAAATTCCCAAAAAATCTGCTAGTTTTGGTATGACTTCTTTTGAAATTCTTCCAATATATCTTTTACATTAACCTTGCACAAGGCCAAGCAGTTCTGCAGGCtcatttaaacgaatttttcTTACAGCAATTAGAATTATCTCTCCAGAGCACCTCGCATGTTGTGCAAGATGTTTACTCAAGGAGGACGCTCTTGGATTTAGTccgagaaaaaattttaaattactttCGACAGGATGAGGCTCTAATAGTGGTTGACAAAATCCTCATCAATTTAAATTGAGTTTAGTATTATCCCCAGCTATATTTTATCGTTCTTTAAAATAGGCGAAATACGCGCTGATGAGTTGGACGAAAACGGCAGCGGCGGGCGAGACGGCGGAGGCAGCGTTCTTGGGCTTCGAGTCGGGTGACACGGTGGTGCGGGATGGGCGGCCGGGCGGCATGAAGGGCGGCTTCATGCGGTCGTTGGTCATCCAGTCGGGGTTGAAGCCGAAGCCGGGGCCCATGCCGGGCCCCGGAGGGACGCCGCCCGGGCCCATCCCGAAGGAGTTGTCCGGGTCCACCTTGGGGCGCTCGGGGCCGGGGCCCGAGGGGTAGGGCGGAAGGTAGGTGGGCGGCGGCGGGAGGTACATGGGCCCGTTGGTCGAGGCCGGGAGCCGGTAGCCCGGCGGCGTGATGGACACTTGCTCGTCGTTGGTCATCAGGACCACCGAGGACTTCGGGCGCATCATGAAGTCCAGGTGCTTCCCGTGTTGGATTAGCGGGATTACTTCCCTGCGAAAAGTGTACAATTTCACTATTAACACGAGAttataaacttttaaaatgtaaattaacaGCAAACGAGTCGTATCAAAAACTCTAACTTTCAAATTACctgattttaacaaaaaacactggaaaaaaaaaacacattggatctagagtccagactcttgaaaacactgacaagtaaaaatacttttgattcaatcgggtttttgcttgaatcaaaacgaaatccgcttacattaagaggcttggttcttgatttaagctggattctgattgaatcaagagtactttttcttatcgatgtttttaaaagtctggacttcagatccaatgtgttttttttccagtgcgagataaTAAACTTTTAAACtgtaaattaacaaaaaatgagTCGTATCAAAAACTCTTAACTTTCAAATTACTTGATTTCAACAAAAAAGGACATATTTGTTTCGGGAGCTTAACTGCTCCCATCTTCAGCGGGTGACGACTGAGCAAGTGTAAAATTGTTTGATAACAGTTCGTGCAGTTAGCGGGATCACCTCCCTGCACCAAGCGTAAAAGTGTTTGAAAACGGCTCGTGCCGCCCAAGAGAATTCGAATCTCTTATATGTTTAAGAGAAACTGAGTTTATCGCTGATACTGAATCTTTGTCTTTTAGACCGCAAAGTTAAATCACGTCAAACAAATCCATTTTCCTCGCTAAATATCAACGTCATCGATTATTTTCCGTAGAAAATCAaccaaacgaaaaaaaaaaaaaaaaaaaaaaaaaaataatgatgaaagctaGTGTTCTCACCACGGACTGAGAGTATTTGCACACGATTAACCGATGTCACGAACCACGTGACGTGGTGAAAACTGGAAAGCAACATGCCGACTGAACTTGCGGATCCACTCAAATGACCCGGTAATATGCACCGTACttaataagtttattttaaaataaagcaatcaattttaaaacattggatgatggaaaaaaaaaaaacaagcagtgaactccaacacaatgtgctgataaggcgcgtcattaactcgcacatatcaacccctttagttttcatttacagagatttcaaaacaggcaaacagcacaacaagagaattcacgatccaacactgcgaggtcaaagacgcaccttgacgagaccgtggtattgtgaatgtagaaagctattcgatcgaatttaaattttttgatctgcctcaagcaaaatcttatcagattcttgaagaaaagtgctacggaataatttaagcgaagaaaggaaaaattctgtcgaactcctagaagataaagtcgatttaaaggtattctggggctaaaatacccaaatcaccggtagtaaaaatcccgttatattattgaaaagaaattgactcgatataaatgcaattgcattaaagacgtcttgattttgttattttaaacgtcctTCCATGCAAaaaagttcaaccatgtcgttgctttattcattcatgaattgaaagtaagcaatctacatcccgaaaatctactgatttgccgtaaaaaattgcagaaacttgatataccaggtcgatgcacccactcgttgaatttaccaaccaatttcgtgagtgcaaatgtgtaaaaatcaatatgctatagtcattttgggtgcatttatttttcatgaaacaataataatttcaatcccgaaaaaccatcaattttccgtataaaatcgaaaaaatcaaaatatgtcgactccccgacgtgaaaattagattctacgtgtgtaaatacttatgtatcgatatgctgaacagaaactatgtgtggacacagtcagaagcccgcggcaacattaattcaacagaaaaactgtaaaaattagatcggattttagccgctttgcccgcctctcctcgttacttacaacaaaccgttcttatactcatttcaaaatttttctcagagctttgggttattatcagcttccatttaaactccggttcgatggccgaattggctgccaaaaaagcaagccactgttgaagggttctatgagaaattcgtgatattatcggctctcaggaaatcaccccatgtctaaaattggtggtataaatgtttaagttcttaaaataatcgtattcaagaaactaaggaattaaactatggagtcaatttctttttaataatataacgggatttactaccggtgatttagctattatagccccagaatacttttaaagcggctttgcgttccagaatctcgacggaattttttttttttttttttttttttttttggcttaaacgat comes from the Bemisia tabaci chromosome 7, PGI_BMITA_v3 genome and includes:
- the LOC140224984 gene encoding uncharacterized protein, whose product is MINMGTDYAYVQPTKMIPNTTDTLIVQSASLNSGYSNGEVIPLIQHGKHLDFMMRPKSSVVLMTNDEQVSITPPGYRLPASTNGPMYLPPPPTYLPPYPSGPGPERPKVDPDNSFGMGPGGVPPGPGMGPGFGFNPDWMTNDRMKPPFMPPGRPSRTTVSPDSKPKNAASAVSPAAAVFVQLISAYFAYFKER